A single window of Gammaproteobacteria bacterium DNA harbors:
- a CDS encoding site-2 protease family protein: MDQLSLIQKLAVWVMPVLLAITVHEVAHGWMALRLGDRTALMLGRLTLNPVKHIDPIGTVLLPALLLLIGGFIFGWAKPVPITWENLRHPKRDMALVALAGPSANLLMAVLWLLTVKLGIAIIGSVPWLGQPLIYMGVAGIFINTILMVLNLLPLPPLDGGRIVAGLLPGPLSWQYSRIEPYGMLIVLALFFTKLLGKIMWPLMSGFFLVLFYLGQLPAGLFRSVLQAIM; this comes from the coding sequence ATGGATCAATTGAGTCTGATACAAAAACTGGCGGTCTGGGTCATGCCGGTGCTGCTGGCGATCACGGTGCACGAAGTGGCCCATGGCTGGATGGCGCTTCGTCTGGGGGACCGGACGGCGCTGATGCTGGGCCGGCTCACCCTCAATCCGGTGAAACACATCGACCCGATCGGCACGGTGCTGCTGCCCGCGCTCCTGTTGTTGATCGGCGGCTTCATCTTCGGCTGGGCCAAGCCGGTCCCCATCACCTGGGAGAATCTGCGTCATCCCAAGCGGGATATGGCGCTGGTCGCGCTGGCGGGTCCATCGGCGAACCTGCTCATGGCGGTCCTCTGGCTGCTGACCGTGAAGCTCGGCATCGCCATAATAGGGTCCGTTCCGTGGCTGGGCCAACCCCTCATTTATATGGGCGTGGCCGGGATCTTCATCAACACGATTCTGATGGTGCTGAACCTGTTGCCGTTGCCGCCGCTGGATGGCGGCCGCATCGTCGCCGGCCTGCTGCCCGGCCCCCTGTCCTGGCAGTACAGCCGCATCGAACCCTACGGGATGCTGATCGTTCTCGCGCTGTTCTTCACCAAGCTGCTCGGCAAGATCATGTGGCCGCTCATGTCAGGTTTTTTCCTTGTGCTATTCTATCTCGGTCAATTACCCGCCGGCCTGTTCCGGTCGGTGCTGCAGGCGATCATGTGA
- a CDS encoding threonylcarbamoyl-AMP synthase, producing MQYLQIHPVNPQPRLISQAVAIVRNGGVIVYPTDSCYALGCQIGDKAAMERIQRLRKLDPTHNFTLVCRDLSDLATYARVGNPEFRLLKSLTPGPYTFILTASHEVPRRLQNPKRKTIGLRIPDQPIARALLEALDEPLMSVTLILPDSPLPLSDPEEIREQLEKQVDAIIDGGSCGNEPTSIIDLTGEVPRVVRQGKGDTSFLTA from the coding sequence ATGCAGTACCTGCAAATCCATCCGGTCAACCCGCAACCCCGGCTGATCAGCCAGGCGGTCGCGATCGTGCGCAATGGCGGGGTGATCGTCTATCCCACGGATTCCTGTTACGCGCTGGGCTGCCAGATCGGCGACAAGGCGGCAATGGAGCGCATCCAACGCCTGCGTAAGCTCGATCCCACCCATAATTTCACCCTGGTGTGCCGCGACCTGTCGGACCTCGCGACCTACGCGCGGGTCGGGAACCCGGAGTTCCGCCTGCTCAAATCGCTCACGCCCGGTCCCTATACCTTCATCCTCACGGCCAGTCACGAGGTGCCGCGCCGGCTGCAGAACCCCAAGCGCAAGACCATCGGGCTGCGCATTCCCGACCAGCCCATCGCGCGCGCGCTGCTGGAGGCGCTCGATGAGCCACTCATGAGCGTTACGCTGATCCTGCCGGATTCCCCGCTGCCGCTGTCCGATCCGGAGGAGATCCGCGAGCAGCTCGAGAAGCAGGTCGACGCCATCATCGACGGCGGCAGCTGCGGCAACGAGCCGACCTCAATCATCGATCTGACCGGAGAGGTGCCTCGCGTGGTGCGCCAGGGCAAGGGCGACACCTCATTCCTGACCGCCTAG
- a CDS encoding PHP domain-containing protein translates to MSGRFDLHSHSRCSDGALSPADLVRHARACGVDVLALTDHDTTAGITEAQAAAREAGMRLIAGVEVSVSWAQRVIHIVGLDIDPRCAELQDGLDRLRGVRRERARSIAERLARCGIPGALELVETGVGAEAIGRNHFARFLVEQGHVKDAKRAFKRYLGRGASCYVASEWAGLAEAVDWIRAAGGIAVVAHPARYSMSRNVMRRFLAEFTAAGGGGIEVVSGSHDAQQARLLAEHAREFGLCASAGSDFHAPENGWTVPGRLAPLPSGCEPVWTRWSGSRDTGAAS, encoded by the coding sequence ATGAGCGGCCGTTTTGATCTGCACAGCCATTCCCGCTGTTCCGACGGAGCGTTGAGCCCTGCCGATCTGGTGCGGCATGCCCGTGCCTGCGGCGTGGATGTGCTGGCGCTGACGGATCATGACACCACGGCGGGTATCACCGAGGCGCAGGCAGCCGCACGGGAGGCCGGCATGCGGCTGATCGCCGGGGTCGAGGTCTCGGTGAGTTGGGCGCAACGGGTCATACATATCGTCGGTCTGGACATCGATCCGCGCTGCGCCGAACTGCAGGACGGTCTCGACCGCCTGCGTGGCGTGCGGCGGGAACGCGCGCGATCCATCGCAGAACGGCTCGCGCGCTGCGGGATCCCCGGCGCGCTGGAGCTCGTGGAAACAGGCGTGGGCGCGGAGGCCATCGGCAGGAACCATTTCGCACGGTTCCTGGTCGAACAAGGGCACGTCAAGGATGCCAAGCGCGCCTTCAAGCGCTATCTCGGCCGCGGCGCCAGTTGTTACGTGGCGAGCGAATGGGCCGGACTCGCCGAGGCGGTGGACTGGATCCGCGCGGCGGGCGGTATCGCCGTGGTGGCTCACCCGGCGCGTTACTCGATGTCGCGCAACGTGATGCGCCGGTTCCTGGCGGAGTTCACCGCCGCCGGTGGCGGCGGCATCGAGGTGGTGTCGGGTAGCCACGATGCCCAGCAGGCCCGCCTGCTCGCCGAGCATGCGCGCGAATTCGGTCTGTGCGCCTCGGCGGGTTCGGATTTTCACGCGCCGGAGAACGGCTGGACCGTGCCCGGCCGGCTCGCCCCGCTGCCGTCGGGCTGCGAGCCGGTATGGACGCGCTGGTCCGGGTCGCGCGACACGGGCGCGGCGTCCTGA